In Acidisarcina polymorpha, the DNA window TGGAGTTCGAGTTTCGCAGCCCCAAAGGAATGCTGAACCTCTCGACGACGATGGCTGCTCTCGAACTGGAGGGCAGTCAACGAGGCTGCATTCTGGTGGTTGAAGATGTCACCGAGTTTCTTCGCGCGCAAAGGCAGGTCGCGTGGAAAGAAGTGGCGCAGCGAGTGGCGCATGAAATCAAGAATCCGTTGACGCCGATCAGCCTTTCGGCGGAGCGGATCCGCAAGCACGTCGATCGTCCGACGCCGGAATCAGCGGGCATCATTCGCAAGTGCAGCGAAGTCATCTTGGGATCGGTCGATACCATGCGTACGCTGGTCGACCAGTTCGCCGCGCTGGCCCAGTTTCCTACGGCCCAACCGAAGCCCAATGATCTTAACCTCATCGTGGAGAGCGCCTTGATGCTCTTTGCCGGCCGACTTGGCGGCATCACGATTCATCGGCGGCTTGCCCCCGATATTCCTCCCGTGATGGCGGATGCGGAGGCACTGAAGCGGGCCTTTGCCAACTTGATCGATAACGCGGCCGAGGCGATGCAAGGAAGCCTGTTGCGTCAACTGACGATCGAGACTTGTCTGAACGACAACAACATGGCCGAAATCGTAGTGGCCGATACCGGGCACGGGCTGACAGCAGAGACTCGGGAAAGGCTTTTTCTCCCGTATTTTTCAACCAAGCAACGGGGAACTGGATTAGGCCTGTCGATCGCCGCCAAGATTGTTCAGGAGCATGAAGGAGCGATCCGCGCAGAGCAAAACACGCCGAAAGGCGCCCGCTTTGTCATGGAGCTGCCACTGGCGGAGATCCCCACAATCGATGGCGGCCGAAATGAGTCATCTTTGGCGGTGCATGGAAACGGAGATGGAGAGATTAGCGGAAACCTTGGCCGCAATGGCGCGCCGCACAAAAATGGAAACGGCAATGGGGTGGGTCCGATGATGACCGGCATCGAAGCCAAGCCTTCAAGATGAATCACATCCTTATCGTCGATGATGAAACCGAGATCCGGGAAGCCTTAGAAGAAATTCTGCGTGAAGAGGGCTATGCGGTGACGACCGCTGCTACTGGCGAAGAGGCGGTGACCCTGATCGCGGATGCTGCCTACGACGTTGTGCTCCTGGATATCTGGCTGCCGGACCGCGATGGTCTGGAGGTGCTGAAAGACATTTACGCCTTGGAAGGCAAGCCGGAGGTCATCATCATCTCCGGTCATGGGACGATCGAGACGGCGGTGCGCGCGACCAAGCTCGGCGCCTTCGATTTTCTGGAGAAGCCGCTTTCAATGGACCGGACGCTCATCCTGGTGAAGAATGCCATCGACGCCCGGCGGCTGCGTCATGAAAATCAGGAATATCACCGGCAGTTGAACGCTACCACCCCCATTACCGGTGAAAGCGTCCCGGTGAAGGCGCTGCGCCAGCAGATCAAGCTGATGGCGCCGACCAATGGCCGGGTGCTGATCTTTGGCGAGTCGGGCTGCGGAAAAGAGCTCATCGCTCGGGCAATTCATGCGGGCAGTCCGCGCCGGGACCGTGTCTTCATTGAGCTGAATTGCGCGGCGATTCCGGAGGATTTCATTGAAAGCGAATTGTTCGGGTACCGGCATGGTGCGGTCTCCGGGGAGGCTCCAGAAAAACGGGGGACCTTTGAGCGTGCGGATGGAGGCACGCTCTTTCTGGATGAAGTCGGCGACATGAGCTTGAAGATGCAAGCCAAGGTGCTGCGGGCGCTCGACGAAGGCCGCTTCACACCGGTCGGCGCGACCAGCCCGGTGCAGGTCGATGTTCGGGTGGTTGCGGCGACCAACAAGGACCTGGAAGAGGAGATTGCGCGCGGGAATTTTCGCGAGGACTTTTTTTACCGGCTGAATGTCATTCCTTTTTTTGTGCCGCCGCTGCGCGAGCGGAAGGAAGATATACCTCTGCTGGCGCGCGAATTTCTTCGCGAATTTGGGCGCGAATACGGACGGCCGCGGATCGAGATTGCGGACGAGGCAGTTGCCGTGCTGAAGCAGTATCATTGGCCGGGAAATGTTCGCGAGCTCAAGAATGTGATCGAGCGGGTGCTGATTCTGAACCCCCAGGCGCTGCGCATTGAGCGCCGCCATCTGCCGATGCTGATTTATCGCGGCAGTGGGAAAAAAGGTGAGGAGTTCTCGACTTTGCATCAGGCGCGAGAGGCTTACGAACGCGACTACATTCTCAAGAAAATCGACGACTGCCATGGAAATGTAAGCCGCGCCGCCGAGGCGCTTGGGCTGGAGCGGAGCCATCTTTATCGCAAGATGAAGAGTCTGGGGATTAGCGTGCGGGAGTAGCGAGGCTGATCGCTGAGGTGAGCTGGGCGGAGGTCAGGTGCCTGATATGGTCTTGAGGTTCAATTGACTTCTAGATCGTTCTCGATCGCGGTGACGAGGCGGATCGCCTCCGCTTGAGTGCCGGCTTCGTCACCGAAGCTGTTGAGCCAGTGGACTTCGGGTTCGCGGCGGAACCAGGTGAGTTGGCGTTTGGCGTAGTTGCGGTGGCCTTGCTGGGCGGACTTGATGGCCTCTTCGTTTGACATATCTCCATGGATCACGGCGAGCGCTTGTTTGTAGCCGAGGGAGGTTAGTGGGCGAACATCTGGTCCGTACTTCTCGACTAAGTAGCGGGTCTCTTCGACTAGCCCATCTTGAAACATGGCGGCGGCCCTGGCGTTGATCCGCGAGTAGAGAGCTTGGCGGCCGGGGTTAAGTCCAATACGAATGATCTTGTAGCCTCGAAGCCCGTCCCGGCCGCTTTGCCAAGCCTGGGTCATAGGTTGACGTGAGGTGAGGCAGACCTCGATGGCGCGGACCAGCTTCGGCGTGTCGTTGGCATGGATCAGGCGGGAAGCCGCGGGATCGAGGCGGGCGAGGATGCGATGCAACCAGCCGGCTCCGCGAGCGGCTTCGGCGCGGCGAAGGCGCTGACGGATGTCTTCAGAGCGGGGTGGGGCTTCGAAGAGTCCGTCGATGAGGGCGCGAAGATAGAGCCCGGTTCCTCCGGTAACGATGGGGAGCTTGCCATGTGCGGTGATAGCGGCGAGGGCGGCGCGGGCGAGCCGGCTATAGTCGCCGGCGGTGAAAGCTTCGGAGGGATCGGCAACATCGATGAGGTGGTGGGGAATTTGGCTGCGTTCGGCACGGGAGGGTTTGGCGGTGCCGATCTCCAAGTCACGGTAGACGGCGACGGAATCGCAGCTGACGATCTCTCCTGAGAAGTGTTGCGCGAGGTGGAGGGAGAGCGCGGTTTTGCCGCTGGCGGTGGGACCGAGGAGGACGATGAGCGGGTGGTTTGACCCTGCTCTTTGTATGCTGATATCAAAATCACTCATCGAATGCTGTATAGCCCGGATAGAAGGCTGTGGTTCGCGACAACTACAGAGCTGCACAAGTAACAGCTTACCGACAGACGGCGGTAGCGCGGGCAATCTCTCGCTGAATGGAGGTGGGACGAGCCACGTCCGGCGGTTAGGACCAGATCATCTGGGACTAGCTAGGTTGAGGAGATAGGTTGTGTTCCTGGATCAGCTGATAGATGTCCTGGTGGGTGAGATAGGCGAGGATCTTTGGATCGGAACTGCCCATGTCGATGAGGAATGCGGAACCTACAGTGAGGGTGATCTCGGGTTTGTCCGTGGGGGCAAAGTCCATCTTCCATTGAGTGTCGACGAGGACATAACGTTCCCCGATTTGCATGTCGTGGCGGGCGATGAGTTGGCTGGCGCGCAAACCAGCCTTTTCGAAGTACTGTCTGCGACTGGGGAGCATTTGCGCGAAAGTCGCGGCTGGAACGAGGGTCGAGCCGGCAGGGCCGGCGGCAAGAAATGTTTCGGCGAACTGCGCGATAACAACTGCAGGATCACTGCTGGTCGTGTTGCGTTCAAAGGTCGACAAAAAAGAGTCAAGAGCTTCCTGGGTGAAAGATGACATAAACAAACCTCCTAAGTTATCCGTATCAAGATAAAGTCCTTTAGTATTATACCACATTTAGATACATTAAGCAATAATTACATCGATAGTCGGCTAGCCGGACTTATCCGACTCATCCAAGTTATCCATGCTGGGCATCGACACTTACCCCCTGCGGAATTTTTTCTCCTACTCAGCTAAAGGGCAGCTTGAAGGGGGCGCCTATGGCGTGGGGACGAGGAGGCCGTCACTGGATTAGCGGTGCCGAAGATTCAACTTTGAGCGGCTGGGTTCAGGATGACAGGCTTTGTTGCGCGCTTCGTTAGGCTTGCCTCCGCGGCTGAGCCGGCCTCATTGGTTAAGCCATGGCCCGGCAGAAGCAAGGCTCCTTGGATTCGCGCAATGCTTCCTTAGGGGCAATGGGGTATGCGGGTTCTACCAGACATGCCACCAGCCTTGGGGAAAGACCTGGGCAAGTCCTGCGTGGAAGATGCTCGCCGTCACAAGAATGGCGAGGAGGATGAGGAGTCCCGCGATCTGGCGTTTACGGAGTTCTTCAGCGATGGTTGGTTTTGCCATTTTGGCTTGAGAAGGAGTCTATTCCCCTGCTTCCCTTCCATGAAAGAGAGAAGTCCCACGGAGAACGCGCTGGTGTCGGTGTTGCTTCCATCCAGCCTCCCACTCTAGCCCCACTCGAGCTGAAGGACGGCTAGAATGGCTTACCCTGGCGGTTTAAAGGGGAACCCTCACGATCCCTAGTGGCTACTCTTTGCCGGGCTTGATGTTGTAGAGGAAGTAGAACCGCAGCTCGAGATAGGGTCCCTTGAAATCCTTGGGCAGCTGGGGGAAGGGGGCTGCTCCGAGGATGCCTCCCCAGGCGGCGCGGTCGAGGGAGACGTCGCCCGAAGGGCCTTCGAGCTGCATTTCCTTGACGCTGCCATCCTTCATGATTTTGAAGCGGACCAGCACCCGGCCTTGTTTGTTGAGCGGCGGCCGCGCGACCTCGGGGATGATGGGCCACCAGGCGCGTTCGGTGTCATAGATGATGCGCTTCATGTAGGGGCCGAAGTCGACGCCCATGGTGTCGGAGAGGATCTCCGCGCCACCGGCCGAGCCGGGTTGGGCATTGGGCGCGGAGGCGCCGGAATCGCCTCCAAAGACCGGCGGCCCGCTGGCGGCGGCGCGGGCCGCCTGGCGAATCGCCTCTCCGGGAGTCGACGGACCGGTATTGAAGCTTGGCGTCGTGGGCGCCGGGGCCGGGGTCGGCTTAGGTGATTCGAGCTGAGACTGCTGAT includes these proteins:
- a CDS encoding sigma-54-dependent transcriptional regulator, which codes for MNHILIVDDETEIREALEEILREEGYAVTTAATGEEAVTLIADAAYDVVLLDIWLPDRDGLEVLKDIYALEGKPEVIIISGHGTIETAVRATKLGAFDFLEKPLSMDRTLILVKNAIDARRLRHENQEYHRQLNATTPITGESVPVKALRQQIKLMAPTNGRVLIFGESGCGKELIARAIHAGSPRRDRVFIELNCAAIPEDFIESELFGYRHGAVSGEAPEKRGTFERADGGTLFLDEVGDMSLKMQAKVLRALDEGRFTPVGATSPVQVDVRVVAATNKDLEEEIARGNFREDFFYRLNVIPFFVPPLRERKEDIPLLAREFLREFGREYGRPRIEIADEAVAVLKQYHWPGNVRELKNVIERVLILNPQALRIERRHLPMLIYRGSGKKGEEFSTLHQAREAYERDYILKKIDDCHGNVSRAAEALGLERSHLYRKMKSLGISVRE
- the miaA gene encoding tRNA (adenosine(37)-N6)-dimethylallyltransferase MiaA; translation: MSDFDISIQRAGSNHPLIVLLGPTASGKTALSLHLAQHFSGEIVSCDSVAVYRDLEIGTAKPSRAERSQIPHHLIDVADPSEAFTAGDYSRLARAALAAITAHGKLPIVTGGTGLYLRALIDGLFEAPPRSEDIRQRLRRAEAARGAGWLHRILARLDPAASRLIHANDTPKLVRAIEVCLTSRQPMTQAWQSGRDGLRGYKIIRIGLNPGRQALYSRINARAAAMFQDGLVEETRYLVEKYGPDVRPLTSLGYKQALAVIHGDMSNEEAIKSAQQGHRNYAKRQLTWFRREPEVHWLNSFGDEAGTQAEAIRLVTAIENDLEVN
- a CDS encoding energy transducer TonB family protein, whose translation is MPTTEVPPSPPSPSTPPPDLPFRRRRARYEELEPEELFHVIDDLEGSKNRGRIREFIWISIIAHMLVFWYLAYGPRYFQHVRVVNPSDILKQREKEITSVELSDALKHLKSKDLKSAPEPKKPTIDRKTLDQLRAQRKLEQAPAPQRQPPPPPQVAQEQPKIQPPQPQPLPPDQQSQLESPKPTPAPAPTTPSFNTGPSTPGEAIRQAARAAASGPPVFGGDSGASAPNAQPGSAGGAEILSDTMGVDFGPYMKRIIYDTERAWWPIIPEVARPPLNKQGRVLVRFKIMKDGSVKEMQLEGPSGDVSLDRAAWGGILGAAPFPQLPKDFKGPYLELRFYFLYNIKPGKE